Proteins co-encoded in one Theileria equi strain WA chromosome 3, complete sequence genomic window:
- a CDS encoding hypothetical protein (encoded by transcript BEWA_002050A), whose protein sequence is MRILYTLFAILVVRVGICGGNNGAKEALKGAEKQNPPKPTHPASSLTSKADGSLFDLEEGEEGGFKVLKLTPKTGKVTELKYDGKDVWSGKATLGKSSNLVEALIYFDENAPALAIISTDKNSKVYRYHDGKQWKDSKEEEHKKLLDALKKKYQPIESQKPGVMEDPKTLDLATPNSSSYRSFGTNINGVPARVYVVTSGVDITKVKHGDKVVWSAKNGESCFYCALLLRENAPTMTLIRIKGQKLSQVLVENDGSQWKLSSGNVQNRIETLKQGSVQVQKLSLDLSLVKDNEHCRIITSEVNGLKTRIYTLTSGRAIERITDDNVHIYNLNDGSIGYFCEYHSKDNVILLRVHTQKDYNLAMLSYKKEGDKWRSISGRDFSDKLVQMRK, encoded by the coding sequence atgaggattctTTATACACTCTTTGCAATATTAGTAGTTAGGGTCGGAATTTGTGGAGGTAATAATGGTGCCAAAGAAGCATTAAAGGGCGCAGAGAAACAGAATCCTCCGAAACCTACACACCCAGCAAGTTCATTGACTTCCAAAGCAGATGGGTCACTGTTCGATCTTGAAGAAGGAGAAGAAGGTGGATTTAAGGTTCTTAAACTGACTCCTAAAACTGGTAAGGTAACTGAGCTCAAGTATGATGGTAAGGATGTATGGTCTGGCAAAGCGACGTTAGGTAAATCTTCAAACCTGGTGGAGGCCCTGATATACTTTGATGAGAATGCTCCGGCATTAGCTATAATTTCCACTGATAAGAATTCAAAGgtctatagataccatgatggtaagCAATGGAAGGATtccaaagaggaagaacatAAGAAGCTACTTGATGCTCTAAAGAAGAAGTATCAACCCATAGAATCTCAGAAACCAGGGGTAATGGAGGATCCAAAGACTTTGGATTTGGCAACACCGAACTCATCGTCATATAGATCATTTGGAACGAATATTAACGGAGTCCCTGCCAGAGTCTATGTAGTTACATCTGGTGTTGATATTACCAAGGTTAAACACGGAGATAAAGTTGTATGGAGTGCTAAAAATGGAGAGTCTTGTTTCTACTGTGCACTCCTTTTGAGGGAAAATGCACCAACTATGACACTCATTAGAATTAAGGGACAAAAGCTTTCTCAAGTACTCGTCGAGAATGATGGCAGCCAATGGAAACTGTCTTCTGGTAATGTCCAGAATAGAATTGAAACATTGAAACAGGGATCTGTCCAGGTTCAAAAATTATCTCTTGACCTTTCCCTGGTAAAAGATAATGAACACTGCAGGATCATAACTTCCGAAGTAAATGGCCTTAAGACTCGCATTTATACCCTAACTTCCGGCAGAGCCATAGAAAGGATTACAGACGACAATGTACATATTTACAATCTGAATGATGGCTCTATAGGTTACTTCTGTGAATACCATTCCAAAGATAACGTTATATTACTCAGAGTACATACCCAAAAGGACTACAATCTTGCAATGCTTTCTTATAAAAAGGAAGGTGATAAATGGAGGAGCATATCTGGAAGGGACTTCAGTGATAAGCTCGTTCAAATGAGAAAAtag
- a CDS encoding hypothetical protein (encoded by transcript BEWA_002060A), translating to MSGNVTIDINNRPGGGVEKDDKGYYYESDGGGIVNLTSAWYPELEGTYRKLTHTPKNGQKISTINKGGTPQEGFTDLSSYSSVSVYYWSGDNGFSKPLLIQLGTGDNECYTTTNGNNWGKDSGITSGNLREKLNKQNCGKNKAHVVDLSQKKNNHNYQCPGCQIQRINVFYSSIASIISSTHSIGRSISVTSFKNSDTWQRGLPSLKDVSTVMVYWNGYGNTPLIIAQQAGKQRFFRKNKDYVNSWIEVSTGQNDLPDGETPTLATLDLSRPAGTYNDGVGNINVTVRNGSIGDGYWRYQYSLCGGLFKVTQVSHNNALLTGVSSQDPLYSISAYYYADILDLEKLLLIELRSSGSSKYTYVYFHRSSKAADEWSNYPESGGETTRLQGNDLTQKLKKEQLPDTRTNPSSTSEFKDHDSISNKSTSPIGPAIGGTVSVLVALVAMVLLVKFWPKIRTRFVGIWNGFGIHKKRKN from the coding sequence ATGTCTGGTAATGTTACTATTGACATTAACAACCGTCCTGGAGGTGGAGTCGAAAAAGACGATAAAGGATACTACTATGAAAGTGATGGTGGTGGAATAGTTAATCTGACGAGTGCCTGGTATCCTGAGTTAGAAGGAACTTACAGGAAGTTAACAcatactccaaaaaatgGGCAGAAGATAAGTACGATTAATAAGGGAGGAACTCCTCAGGAGGGATTTACTGACTTAAGTAGCTATTCAAGTGTCTCAGTATACTACTGGTCAGGGGACAATGGTTTCAGCAAACCTCTTctaattcaacttggaACAGGAGATAATGAATGCTACACTACCACTAATGGTAATAATTGGGGTAAGGACTCTGGCATAACTAGTGGTAATCTAAGGGAGAAACTTAACAAGCAAAACTGCGGAAAGAACAAGGCTCATGTTGTGGATTTATCtcaaaagaagaataacCATAATTACCAATGTCCAGGTTGTCAGATTCAGAGAATTAACGTATTCTACTCCAGCATCGCCAGTATCATTTCCTCTACACACTCCATCGGTAGATCTATTTCAGTAACTAGTTTCAAGAATTCTGACACTTGGCAACGTGGACTTCCATCTCTAAAGGATGTCAGCACCGTCATGgtctactggaatggctATGGTAATACTCCTCTTATAATTGCTCAACAAGCTGGTAAGCAGAGATTTTTCAGAAAGAATAAAGACTATGTAAATTCCTGGATTGAAGTCTCTACCGGTCAAAATGATCTTCCTGATGGAGAAACTCCTACTCTTGCTACTCTTGATTTATCTAGGCCTGCTGGAACATACAATGATGGAGTTGGTAATATAAATGTAACAGTACGAAATGGTTCCATCGGCGATGGTTACTGGAGATACCAGTATTCTCTATGCGGTGGGTTGTTTAAGGTGACCCAAGTTAGTCATAATAATGCTCTGCTTACTGGTGTATCCTCTCAGGACCCTCTTTACAGCATCTCTGCGTATTACTACGCAGACATTTTAGACCTTGAAAAGCTTCTCCTGATTGAACTGAGGTCAAGTGGGAGTTCCAAATATACATACGTGTACTTTCACAGATCATCTAAAGCTGCAGATGAATGGTCAAACTACCCTGAGTCTGGAGGAGAAACTACTAGGCTACAGGGAAATGATCTTACCCAAAAGCTTAAGAAGGAACAATTACCAGATACACGGACTAATCCTTCTTCAACATCTGAATTTAAAGATCATGATTCCATCTCTAATAAGTCTACATCACCAATTGGTCCGGCAATTGGAGGAACTGTATCTGTACTGGTAGCTCTTGTGGCTATGGTCTTGTTGGTAAAGTTTTGGCCAAAGATAAGGACGAGATTCGTTGGAATATGGAATGGTTTTGGTATTCATAAaaaaaggaagaattgA